The following proteins are encoded in a genomic region of Arcobacter cloacae:
- the rplS gene encoding 50S ribosomal protein L19 has product MKNRYIASFEAAQIAEKQIPQFKAGDTLKLGVEIKEGEKKRIQTFEGIVIGRSGNGVDSTFTIRKIGANSVGVERIFPLYSESLKSFEVVRKGRVRRAKLHFLRGLKGKAARIKELKK; this is encoded by the coding sequence ATGAAAAATAGATACATTGCGAGCTTTGAAGCAGCGCAAATTGCAGAAAAACAAATTCCTCAGTTCAAAGCAGGAGATACATTAAAACTTGGTGTTGAAATTAAAGAGGGTGAGAAAAAAAGAATTCAAACTTTCGAAGGTATTGTTATTGGAAGAAGTGGTAATGGTGTAGATTCTACTTTTACAATTAGAAAAATTGGTGCAAACTCTGTTGGTGTTGAAAGAATTTTTCCATTATATTCTGAATCTTTAAAATCATTTGAAGTAGTAAGAAAAGGAAGAGTAAGAAGAGCTAAACTTCACTTCTTAAGAGGATTAAAAGGTAAAGCTGCAAGAATTAAAGAATTAAAAAAATAG
- the trmD gene encoding tRNA (guanosine(37)-N1)-methyltransferase TrmD translates to MKFTFVTLFPNLIEPYFYDSILKRAIEANFISYEFYNPRDFTTNKHKKVDDQMVGGGAGMLLFCQPLFDCLDEIKKKNEDAYIIFPLAAAKPFKQNDAKRLAKKKNIVFVSGRYEGIDERVIEKYANEVFSIGEFILTGGELPSLVMADAIARNVENVLGNADSLDVESYENNLLEAPSFTKPENFQNLSVVKEFLKGNHNKIADLKKNLSICKTKYFRPGLVTNKKFK, encoded by the coding sequence TTGAAATTTACATTTGTAACACTTTTCCCAAATTTAATAGAACCATATTTTTATGATTCCATTTTAAAAAGAGCAATTGAAGCAAACTTTATATCTTATGAATTTTATAATCCAAGAGATTTTACAACTAACAAACATAAAAAAGTTGATGATCAAATGGTAGGTGGTGGAGCTGGAATGCTTCTATTTTGTCAACCTTTATTTGATTGTTTAGATGAAATTAAAAAGAAAAATGAAGATGCTTATATTATATTCCCGCTAGCTGCTGCTAAACCATTTAAACAAAATGACGCAAAAAGATTAGCAAAGAAAAAAAATATTGTATTTGTAAGTGGTAGATATGAAGGAATTGACGAAAGAGTAATAGAAAAGTATGCAAATGAAGTGTTTAGTATTGGAGAATTTATATTAACAGGTGGGGAATTACCATCTTTAGTAATGGCTGATGCGATTGCAAGAAATGTTGAAAATGTACTTGGAAATGCTGATTCTTTAGATGTGGAAAGTTATGAAAATAATCTGCTTGAAGCACCATCTTTTACAAAACCTGAAAATTTCCAAAATTTAAGTGTTGTTAAAGAATTTTTAAAGGGAAATCATAATAAAATTGCCGACCTAAAAAAGAATCTGTCTATTTGCAAAACAAAATACTTTAGACCAGGTTTAGTTACGAACAAAAAATTTAAATAA